In Leptospirillum ferriphilum, the genomic window CGGGGGCATCGTCTTTAAAGTCTCAGGTGGATTTTGAAAAAGTGGAATCTGAAATGAAAAGGACGGAGGCTATTATCTTATCGATGACGCGTATGGAGCGTCTTCATCCCGAAAAACTGGACGGATCCCGACGTCGAAGGATTGCAAAAGGCTCCGGAACAACTGTCCAGACCGTTAATCAGGTTTTGAAACAATTTGAACAAGTTCGAAAGATGATGAAGACTGCCCTGAAACCAAATGGCATGAGGGCTTTGAAGTCTCTGCTTCCGTTTTGAAGCAAAGATTGAAGATATTCAACTTTTTAATTTAAGGAGAGTAGATTGTCTGTACGAATTCGTTTGGCGAGACATGGCAGAAGAAAGCAACCGGTCTACCGGATAGTTGTTGCAGATTCCCGTTCCCCCAGGAATGGAAGATTTTTGGAGGTGATTGGTTCCTACAATCCTCAGAATAATGATGAAGTCCGGCTGGATTCTGGAAAGCTTGATGCATGGGTTGAAAAAGGTGCTCAGCCGTCGGAAACTGTTCATAG contains:
- the rpsP gene encoding 30S ribosomal protein S16, with product MSVRIRLARHGRRKQPVYRIVVADSRSPRNGRFLEVIGSYNPQNNDEVRLDSGKLDAWVEKGAQPSETVHRLIRKISRPQS